Below is a genomic region from Vibrio mimicus.
TCAGGCTCACGGCGCGCTTCAAAGCGCTGACGCCAGCGGTTACGAAACTCTTCAATCGCTGCCGCTGTGGTGGGGAATTCATGTGCGGGCAACAGACGAATTTCATCCATTTCAGCAATCGAACGTTGATTCTCCGGATCGAAAGTGCGAATGGTGTCGATTTCATCATCAAAAAAATCAATCCGGAACGGGTCGCTGCTGCCCATTGGGAAGAGATCGAGAATCGAACCGCGACTTGCGTATTCACCGGGACCAAAGACCTGATCAACATGGCGATAACCGCTATTTTCTAACTGTAGGCGTAGCTTATCGAGCGAGAAAAGGTCACCTCGCTTAACGATTAAGGTGTGCTGCAATAAGAAGTCACGCGGTGATTGGCGTTGTAGCAAAGTGCTGACCGGGACAATCGTGATGCCACGAGTCAGGCTCGGTAATTGATACAAGCGCGAAATACGATCAGAAATGATGTCTTGATGCGGAGAAAAATTATCGTACGGCAGAGTTTCCCAATCAGGGAAGAGTGCGACTTCGCTGTGGCTAAACTGTTCAACTTCGTGCAGCAGTTTGAGTGCCGTTTGCGGATCCGGAACTGCCAGCAAAGTATGGCTGGTATGGGCGTTAGCCAATTCAGCAATGGCTAAGGCAAGGCTTGAGCCGTGTAAGTTACCGATGGCTTTTTTGTCTCCGGCACCTTGCGCCGAAAACAGGGAGAGTAGAGAGTGTGTAGTCATAGTCACGCTTGAGGTTTTTCTCGGTCTAGTGAGCGTTGACGCAGCAGGCGCTGCTGTTGATATAGGGCGGCTTTGATCAGTAAATCCTGATCCACATCGCGCAGCAGATCATACTTCAGTGTTACTAAGGTGTGTTCTGATTGTTGGCTACATTCGGTCACGCTAGCGTAGCAGTATATGGCTGCGGCTGGGTATTCTAAAAACAGCTTAACGCGAACTTTTTGCCCCAAAGCCAAGGGGGCTTTTGCCAAATAGGTGAGTTGACTGGCGCCAAAACGAGTGGTTGCACTGCGTGATTGCGGATCATCTTGCTGTGACAGCATAAAAGTCAGGAGCAGATTGAGTTTTGAGTTTTGCGCTTCAAGCAGTTGCAAGACACTTTTAAAATCACTGTTTTTCAACTCCATGCGTGCACTGTCGCTGAGTTGTTCCAATTGGCTGAATTCACTTGCCACCACAAATGGGGCGGGGATTTCCGCTTCAAAAATCTCATGAGAAGGGAGAGTGAAATGGTCCGCCAACGGCTCCACATTGATGGTTAGCGCGTGGTGAACAGTAAAAAATTCTTGGTCATTCATAGAGGGGTCCTTCTCACATCTGTGTTGATTATCGTCATAAGCAGTAACTAATCAAGGTATGCCCTTGTTATCGGTGTGAAATAAATGTCCTCTTACACAGATTTGGCAAAGAAAAGCTACAACCTCGCAGGGATTCTCGTTACAGTAGCGCCATTCTATTCCTATGGTTGGATTTATGTTTCATCCGATTTCGGCTTTTATTGGTTTACGCTATTTGCGCGGTCGTTCTGGTGACCGTTTTAGCCGCTTTGTCTCTTATATGTCGACGGCGGGTATTACGATCGGTGTAATGTCGCTGGTGACGGTGTTATCGGTGATGAACGGTTTTGAAGCACAGCTTAAATCTCGCATTCTCGGTGTGTTACCACAAGCCGTGGTAGCACAAGATACAGGTAAAACAGCACTCACCGCGGAGCCTCCTGCGTTTATTTCTGCTCTTTCTACTCAACGTACTCCTGAACCGCTGGTGCGCAGTGAAGCGGTAGTACAAAGTGCATCACAACTTGCGGCGGGTTTACTGATTGGCATTGAACCACTGCAAAATGACCCGATAGAACAGTATCTAATTGCTGGTCGTGTTTCTGCGTTGCAAGAGGGCGAATATCAGCTGTTCCTTGGCCACTTGTTGGCTCGCAGCCTTAATGTCACTGTCGGTGATAAAGTACGTTTGATGGTGACAGAAGCCAGTCAGTTCACTCCTTTAGGTCGCTTACCCAGTCAGCGTAACTTTACAGTCGCGGGTATTTTTAATACGGGGTCGGATGTGGATGGTCAACTGATGGTGACGCATCTGCGTGATGCCGCTAAGTTGCTGCGCTATGACGCGCAAACCATTTCTGGTTGGCGGCTGTTTTTTGATGATCCGTTTGTGGTGAGCGATCTTGCTACTCAACCGTTACCCGAGGGTTGGCAGTGGAGTGACTGGCGTGAGCAGCGGGGAGAGCTTTTCCAAGCGGTACGCATGGAGAAGAACATGATGGGATTAATGCTCGGTCTTATCGTCGGGGTGGCAGCATTCAACATTATTTCAGCACTGATCATGGTGGTGATGGAGAAACAGGCTGAAGTGGCGATTTTGAAAACCCAAGGCATGCAGTCACAACAAGTTCTCGCCATTTTTATGGTGCAAGGTGCAAGCAGCGGCGTGATTGGCGCTGTAGTGGGTGGTGTGTTTGGCGTATTGTTAGCCGCTAACCTAAATAGCCTGATGGATGCTTTAGGCGTGGCACTTTTTGCTGTGGGTGGATCTTTGCCAGTGGTGATCGAGCCACTGCAAATTGCCCTCGTTATTGTTCTTGCGATTGTATTGAGCCTAGTGGCAA
It encodes:
- the lolC gene encoding lipoprotein-releasing ABC transporter permease subunit LolC — encoded protein: MFHPISAFIGLRYLRGRSGDRFSRFVSYMSTAGITIGVMSLVTVLSVMNGFEAQLKSRILGVLPQAVVAQDTGKTALTAEPPAFISALSTQRTPEPLVRSEAVVQSASQLAAGLLIGIEPLQNDPIEQYLIAGRVSALQEGEYQLFLGHLLARSLNVTVGDKVRLMVTEASQFTPLGRLPSQRNFTVAGIFNTGSDVDGQLMVTHLRDAAKLLRYDAQTISGWRLFFDDPFVVSDLATQPLPEGWQWSDWREQRGELFQAVRMEKNMMGLMLGLIVGVAAFNIISALIMVVMEKQAEVAILKTQGMQSQQVLAIFMVQGASSGVIGAVVGGVFGVLLAANLNSLMDALGVALFAVGGSLPVVIEPLQIALVIVLAIVLSLVATLFPAYRASSVQPAEALRYE